A window of Ignicoccus hospitalis KIN4/I contains these coding sequences:
- a CDS encoding metallophosphoesterase, with translation MEAVELERGLYATPQGALLYKGYAIIADLHLGFEEEMSRKGVFLPPAQLRRALEVLESVSKAVKKVVVAGDLKHQFGRLGKMEKRDVEAFLSAAQKKGVELVLVRGNHDNFVKKLVEDAGFEVVDELDLSEGVKVIHGHKAAELGEVTIMGHEHPSVALRDPVGATAKFPCYLKVPSRRGVVVVLPAVGLYQSGTSVTPNREAYLSPILKELDLKKAVPYAADPELGVVELPALEDLAGLLVEEAPLGR, from the coding sequence GTGGAAGCCGTAGAGCTAGAGCGGGGACTTTACGCCACCCCTCAAGGGGCCTTGCTGTACAAGGGCTATGCAATAATAGCGGACCTCCACTTGGGCTTCGAGGAAGAGATGAGCAGAAAGGGGGTCTTCTTGCCCCCCGCCCAGCTTAGGAGGGCGCTGGAGGTCCTAGAGAGCGTCTCCAAGGCGGTCAAGAAGGTCGTCGTAGCGGGCGACTTGAAACACCAGTTCGGAAGGCTGGGCAAGATGGAAAAGAGGGACGTAGAGGCCTTCTTGTCGGCGGCTCAGAAGAAGGGTGTGGAGTTGGTGTTAGTAAGGGGGAACCACGACAATTTCGTCAAGAAGCTGGTGGAGGACGCCGGGTTCGAGGTGGTGGACGAGCTGGACTTGAGCGAGGGGGTGAAGGTAATCCACGGCCACAAGGCCGCGGAGCTGGGCGAGGTAACTATTATGGGCCACGAGCACCCGAGCGTGGCGCTGAGGGACCCGGTGGGTGCCACTGCGAAGTTCCCGTGCTACCTAAAGGTCCCCTCGCGGAGGGGAGTGGTCGTGGTGTTGCCTGCGGTGGGCCTCTACCAGTCCGGGACCAGCGTTACTCCAAATAGAGAAGCTTACTTGTCGCCTATACTGAAGGAGCTGGACCTCAAGAAGGCCGTCCCCTACGCCGCGGACCCGGAGCTGGGGGTGGTAGAGCTGCCCGCTCTGGAGGACTTGGCGGGCCTGCTCGTGGAGGAAGCTCCCTTGGGCCGATGA
- a CDS encoding molybdenum cofactor biosynthesis protein — MKVKLKLYAMYKDALGEAAELELPEGSKVADLKRKVLELLPEGYPEPVVLKDGRFAEDEEPLTEGEYELVPPAAGGGGRVVLTEEEDWSLDGLVEELGDPESGATVIFVGTVKSKGSKVLELIYEAHPSVKEFMEKIVEEELKKWGALDARVVQFLGPRKVGQKTLIIAVSGKDRESAFKAAREILERLKHEPPIWKREVRTDGEYWITGEGELRRSPKY; from the coding sequence TTGAAGGTCAAGTTGAAGTTGTACGCTATGTACAAGGACGCGCTCGGTGAGGCCGCGGAGCTCGAGTTGCCGGAGGGCTCTAAGGTGGCCGACCTCAAGAGGAAGGTTCTCGAGCTGTTGCCGGAGGGCTACCCAGAGCCCGTGGTCTTGAAGGACGGCAGGTTCGCCGAGGACGAAGAGCCCTTAACGGAGGGGGAGTACGAGCTGGTGCCCCCCGCCGCCGGCGGAGGGGGGAGGGTGGTGCTCACCGAAGAGGAGGACTGGAGCTTGGACGGCTTGGTGGAGGAGTTGGGCGACCCCGAGTCGGGTGCCACGGTAATCTTCGTTGGGACGGTAAAATCTAAAGGATCTAAAGTATTAGAGCTAATATACGAAGCTCATCCGAGCGTGAAGGAGTTTATGGAAAAGATAGTGGAGGAGGAACTGAAGAAGTGGGGGGCCTTAGACGCGAGGGTGGTGCAGTTCTTAGGGCCCCGTAAGGTGGGACAAAAAACCTTGATAATAGCAGTTAGCGGAAAGGATAGGGAGAGCGCGTTCAAAGCCGCTAGGGAGATCTTAGAGAGGTTGAAGCACGAGCCCCCGATATGGAAGAGGGAAGTGAGGACCGACGGCGAGTACTGGATAACCGGGGAGGGCGAGCTGAGGCGCTCCCCTAAGTATTAA
- a CDS encoding 2-isopropylmalate synthase has product MYYRTREARSEFLRKVREEAIDFPDYEVIDSPSPELYKFIFPFKEVPRVFFDGIILPTELPSEIWITDTTFRDGQQAREPYTVEQIVRLYKYLHELGGPLGKIKTTEFFLYTEKDKEAVRRVKELGYKYPIPTGWIRAKKEELSLVKEAGLEETGILASISDYHIYFKFKASRGKVVEKYLSVVEEALKMDIIPRVHLEDITRANIFEVVVPFVRKLMKLSERYGLPVKVRYPDTLGVGVPIVEAMLPRSIPKLTWVLRHVCGVPSEWLEFHGHNDFHLGVANAVSAWLYGAGLNNGTLLGIGERAGNVPIEALVFAYAQLKHGFDGMNTKVITEIAKYYRDELGYEVPPYYPIVGRNFAVTRAGIHADGLLKNPETYLPFDTEGILGVKPGVAITPYAGLAGIVYWINKTFDLKGEEQVSKKDPKVQAIYKDVMKQFEHGRLTALSDAEMLALVAKHAPELIKKYWDRLPEDLKAKAVALLDLAERR; this is encoded by the coding sequence ATGTACTACCGTACACGAGAGGCTAGGTCCGAGTTCCTGAGGAAGGTTAGGGAGGAGGCAATAGACTTCCCCGACTACGAGGTAATAGACTCGCCGTCGCCCGAGCTCTACAAGTTCATTTTTCCCTTCAAGGAAGTGCCGCGCGTGTTCTTCGACGGCATAATACTCCCTACGGAGCTGCCCTCAGAGATATGGATAACGGACACCACCTTCAGAGACGGCCAGCAAGCCCGGGAGCCCTACACGGTCGAGCAGATAGTGCGCTTGTACAAGTACTTACACGAGCTCGGAGGCCCCTTAGGGAAGATTAAGACCACAGAGTTCTTCCTGTATACAGAGAAGGACAAGGAGGCAGTGAGGAGGGTAAAGGAGCTGGGCTACAAATATCCGATCCCCACCGGGTGGATAAGGGCGAAGAAGGAAGAGCTCAGCTTGGTTAAGGAGGCCGGCTTGGAGGAGACCGGAATACTCGCCTCCATAAGCGACTACCACATATACTTCAAGTTTAAGGCTTCCAGGGGCAAAGTCGTAGAGAAGTACTTGAGCGTCGTGGAGGAGGCCCTTAAGATGGACATAATACCCAGGGTGCACTTGGAGGACATAACTAGGGCAAACATATTCGAAGTGGTAGTCCCGTTCGTCCGAAAGTTAATGAAGTTGAGCGAGAGGTACGGGCTCCCGGTGAAGGTTAGGTACCCCGACACGCTGGGCGTCGGCGTGCCCATAGTGGAGGCGATGTTGCCTAGGAGCATCCCCAAGCTAACTTGGGTCCTCCGCCACGTCTGCGGCGTGCCGAGCGAGTGGCTGGAGTTCCACGGCCACAACGACTTCCACTTAGGAGTGGCTAACGCGGTGAGCGCTTGGCTCTACGGCGCCGGGCTGAACAACGGCACGCTGTTAGGGATAGGCGAGAGGGCGGGCAACGTGCCGATAGAGGCCTTAGTCTTCGCCTACGCCCAGCTGAAGCACGGGTTTGACGGGATGAACACTAAGGTGATAACCGAGATAGCCAAGTACTACCGCGACGAGCTGGGTTACGAGGTACCGCCTTACTACCCCATAGTAGGGAGGAACTTCGCCGTGACGAGGGCCGGAATCCACGCGGACGGGCTCTTGAAGAACCCGGAGACCTACTTGCCCTTCGACACGGAAGGGATCTTGGGCGTGAAGCCCGGAGTCGCCATAACTCCCTACGCGGGCTTGGCCGGCATAGTCTACTGGATAAACAAGACTTTCGACCTAAAGGGGGAGGAACAAGTGAGCAAGAAGGACCCGAAGGTGCAAGCGATATACAAGGACGTCATGAAGCAGTTCGAGCACGGCCGCTTGACTGCCTTGAGCGACGCCGAGATGCTGGCGCTGGTCGCCAAGCACGCGCCGGAGCTCATCAAGAAGTACTGGGACAGGCTCCCGGAGGACTTGAAGGCCAAAGCGGTGGCGCTGCTGGACCTCGCGGAGAGGAGATAA
- a CDS encoding DUF885 domain-containing protein: MKPINEIVKKWFELNPHYASAMGLREYDFKVPSLSKRAVEELVDWCLEGAAKLKEWTPDDEELEVDKGEVVRQLEVEVLLEGEWRPWKHYPVAPSLASELLLTVLLSPASEDHKRAALASRLKALPKLFEESKELLERPKSLWVNLARAEIQGLKLLLLELGAPEEVKRSVEEYDKWLDGLEADEGYQPMGESLFSTLLRVRGIKASAEELEALGRKKAKEIVEELGEPPEGKEVSDLKGAYSEAVSKARAFVKERKLVPLAPDEDLEVIDTPAPLRPTIPYAAYDPPQPFSPYNVGYLLVTPGSAKKDYFDVLNTAVHETYPGHHAQLSFHLPSKYRYLASATDYVEGWAHYAEELMFEQGFEAHPRYAWQVKKDELWRWVRVYVDVGLSTGKMSFEEAVEELKNVAMLDESSAYSEALRYTLTPGYQLSYSYGKMRLKELRELYREYAGSSFSLYEFHATVLGYGALPVDVLSELLLSKF, translated from the coding sequence TTGAAACCGATCAACGAGATTGTCAAAAAGTGGTTCGAGCTCAACCCTCACTACGCCTCGGCGATGGGACTTAGGGAGTACGACTTCAAGGTTCCGTCCCTCAGCAAGAGGGCCGTAGAAGAGCTGGTGGACTGGTGCTTGGAGGGCGCGGCGAAGCTCAAGGAGTGGACCCCGGACGACGAGGAGCTCGAGGTGGACAAGGGGGAGGTGGTCAGACAGCTGGAGGTAGAGGTGCTGCTCGAGGGGGAGTGGAGGCCTTGGAAGCACTACCCCGTGGCCCCCTCGCTGGCCTCCGAGCTCTTGTTAACGGTATTGCTCTCCCCCGCTTCGGAGGACCACAAGAGGGCTGCTCTGGCGAGCAGGCTAAAGGCCTTGCCCAAGCTGTTCGAAGAGAGCAAAGAGCTGTTGGAGAGGCCTAAGTCCTTATGGGTTAACTTGGCTAGGGCTGAGATTCAAGGCCTCAAATTGTTGTTACTGGAGCTGGGCGCCCCCGAGGAAGTCAAGAGGTCCGTGGAAGAATACGACAAGTGGTTGGACGGGCTCGAGGCGGACGAGGGCTACCAGCCAATGGGCGAGAGCTTGTTCTCGACGCTCTTACGGGTCAGAGGGATAAAGGCCAGCGCCGAAGAGCTGGAAGCCTTAGGTAGGAAAAAAGCGAAGGAAATAGTTGAAGAGCTCGGAGAGCCTCCAGAGGGCAAGGAGGTTAGCGACCTCAAGGGGGCCTACTCGGAGGCCGTGAGCAAAGCCAGAGCCTTCGTCAAGGAGAGGAAGCTCGTGCCGCTGGCCCCAGACGAGGACTTAGAGGTCATAGACACCCCCGCGCCCCTCAGGCCGACCATCCCCTACGCCGCCTACGACCCTCCCCAGCCCTTCTCACCCTACAACGTGGGCTACCTGTTGGTCACCCCCGGCTCCGCGAAGAAGGACTACTTCGACGTGCTGAACACCGCGGTCCACGAGACCTACCCCGGCCACCACGCTCAGTTGAGCTTCCACTTGCCCTCGAAGTATAGATACTTGGCGTCCGCGACCGACTACGTAGAGGGCTGGGCCCACTACGCGGAGGAGCTCATGTTCGAACAAGGCTTCGAGGCCCACCCGCGCTACGCTTGGCAAGTGAAGAAGGACGAGCTGTGGAGGTGGGTCAGAGTTTACGTGGACGTGGGCTTGAGCACGGGCAAGATGAGCTTTGAGGAAGCGGTGGAGGAGTTGAAAAACGTGGCCATGTTGGACGAGTCCTCGGCCTACTCGGAGGCCTTGAGGTACACCTTGACGCCCGGGTACCAGCTGTCCTACTCCTACGGGAAGATGAGGTTGAAGGAGCTGAGGGAGCTCTACCGGGAGTACGCGGGCAGCTCGTTCAGCTTGTACGAGTTCCACGCGACCGTGTTGGGCTACGGGGCGCTGCCGGTGGACGTGCTGTCGGAACTCCTCCTCTCGAAGTTCTAA
- the kae1 gene encoding KEOPS complex N(6)-L-threonylcarbamoyladenine synthase Kae1, which yields MYVLGIESTAHTIGVGIVNERAEVLANEMHTYVPKEGGIHPREAARHHAEWGPRLVKRALEVAGLRPEDLDAVAYSAGPGLGPCLRTGAVMARALAAFYEKPLVPVNHSLAHIEIARAVTGFSKPVAIYVSGGSTIISAPAIKRYRVYGETLDIGLGNLLDTFAREVGIGPPFVKGGVHVVELCSEGAEEPADLPYTVQGVDLSFSGLLTAALRAWKKEDKKKVCYGLWETAYDMVVEVGERALAHSKLKEVVLVGGVAGSKRLQRKVALMSEERGVSFKPIPYELARDNGAMIAWTGLLYYKHGFTVAPEEAFVRQRWRLDEVEVPWL from the coding sequence TTGTACGTCCTCGGCATAGAGAGCACCGCCCACACCATAGGGGTGGGAATAGTTAACGAGAGGGCAGAGGTGCTGGCGAACGAGATGCACACCTACGTGCCGAAGGAAGGCGGGATCCACCCGAGGGAGGCCGCGAGGCACCACGCGGAGTGGGGGCCGAGGCTCGTAAAGAGGGCCTTGGAGGTGGCGGGGCTAAGGCCGGAGGACTTGGACGCGGTGGCCTACAGCGCGGGCCCCGGGCTGGGGCCTTGTTTGAGGACGGGAGCCGTCATGGCGCGGGCCCTCGCCGCCTTCTACGAAAAGCCCCTAGTGCCGGTCAACCACTCGTTGGCTCACATAGAGATAGCTAGGGCCGTGACCGGCTTCTCTAAACCCGTAGCGATTTACGTATCCGGGGGAAGCACGATAATTTCTGCCCCAGCGATAAAGAGGTACAGGGTGTACGGGGAGACCTTAGACATAGGTTTGGGCAACTTGTTAGACACCTTCGCCAGGGAGGTGGGGATAGGGCCCCCCTTCGTCAAGGGAGGGGTACACGTGGTGGAGCTCTGCTCCGAAGGGGCGGAAGAGCCGGCGGACCTCCCCTACACAGTCCAAGGGGTGGACCTCTCCTTCTCGGGCCTCTTAACGGCAGCCCTGAGGGCGTGGAAGAAGGAGGACAAGAAGAAGGTATGCTACGGCCTCTGGGAAACCGCTTACGACATGGTGGTGGAAGTGGGCGAGAGGGCGTTGGCCCACTCCAAGCTAAAGGAGGTGGTCCTAGTGGGGGGCGTGGCGGGCTCGAAGAGGCTCCAGCGGAAGGTGGCGCTCATGAGCGAGGAGAGGGGCGTCTCCTTCAAGCCCATACCTTACGAGCTAGCGAGGGACAACGGCGCCATGATCGCTTGGACCGGCTTGCTCTACTACAAGCACGGCTTCACCGTCGCTCCCGAGGAGGCGTTCGTGAGGCAGAGGTGGAGGCTGGACGAGGTAGAAGTTCCGTGGCTTTAA